Proteins encoded together in one Streptomyces sp. NA04227 window:
- a CDS encoding D-alanyl-D-alanine carboxypeptidase family protein, producing the protein MLASKKTALLVTSASLLCLSLGTPAHADNKPKPKDPAPRPTAPMSKLGGERLGKVGTQVQLANGAPVLPKGLTGKSWIVADAESGEVLASHNAHWKLPPASTLKMLFADTVLPKFPKTTSHKVVASDLAGLGAGSSLVGVKENQTYSVHDLWLGVFLRSGNDAVRVLASMNGGLDQTVRDMQRHAEELQALDTHVVSPDGYDEPRQVSSAYDLTLFARSGMQKKDFREYCATVRAKFPGEAKKGKKRPTFEIQNTNRLLTGDYDINPYRGIAGVKNGNTTKAGATFTGVAERDGRVLLVTVMNPSAKEHDAVYKETAKLLDWGFAAAGKAEPVGQLVPPKSAQTGGEQGAAGGGETSGGGDQDKPGSTSGGENAEASAADSSSGVGTALAIVGGVLVVLAGAVLLVQRRWPLPELVRRRPRR; encoded by the coding sequence GTGCTTGCCTCGAAAAAGACCGCTCTGCTGGTCACTTCAGCCTCCCTTCTGTGCCTGTCTCTCGGTACGCCCGCGCACGCGGACAACAAGCCGAAGCCGAAGGATCCCGCCCCCCGGCCCACGGCGCCGATGTCGAAACTGGGCGGGGAGCGTCTCGGCAAGGTGGGCACGCAGGTGCAACTCGCCAACGGTGCGCCCGTGCTGCCGAAGGGGCTCACCGGCAAGTCGTGGATCGTGGCCGACGCGGAGTCGGGCGAGGTACTGGCGTCGCACAATGCGCACTGGAAGCTCCCCCCGGCGAGCACCCTCAAGATGTTGTTCGCGGACACCGTCCTGCCGAAGTTCCCGAAGACCACCTCGCACAAGGTGGTGGCGTCCGACCTGGCAGGCCTCGGCGCCGGCTCAAGTCTCGTCGGGGTGAAGGAGAACCAGACGTACTCCGTCCACGACCTGTGGCTCGGTGTCTTCCTGCGCTCCGGAAACGACGCGGTGCGGGTGCTTGCGTCCATGAACGGGGGCCTGGACCAGACGGTGCGCGACATGCAGCGGCATGCCGAGGAGCTCCAGGCCCTGGACACCCATGTGGTGAGCCCCGACGGTTATGACGAACCGCGGCAGGTCTCGTCGGCGTACGACCTGACCTTGTTCGCACGCTCGGGTATGCAGAAGAAGGATTTCCGGGAGTACTGCGCGACCGTGCGGGCCAAGTTCCCGGGCGAGGCGAAGAAAGGCAAGAAGCGCCCGACCTTCGAAATACAGAACACCAACCGTCTGCTCACGGGTGACTACGACATCAACCCCTACCGCGGGATCGCCGGGGTGAAGAACGGCAATACGACGAAGGCGGGGGCGACGTTCACCGGGGTCGCCGAACGCGACGGGCGGGTGCTCCTCGTCACCGTGATGAATCCCTCCGCCAAGGAGCACGACGCGGTCTACAAGGAGACGGCGAAGCTGCTCGACTGGGGATTCGCGGCGGCGGGCAAGGCGGAACCGGTGGGGCAGCTCGTGCCGCCCAAGAGCGCACAGACCGGTGGCGAGCAGGGCGCTGCGGGCGGCGGCGAGACGAGTGGCGGCGGCGATCAGGACAAGCCCGGTTCCACCTCGGGCGGTGAGAACGCCGAGGCATCGGCGGCGGACTCCTCCAGCGGGGTGGGCACGGCTCTGGCAATCGTCGGCGGTGTGCTGGTGGTGCTCGCGGGCGCGGTCCTCCTCGTGCAGCGCCGCTGGCCTCTCCCGGAGCTGGTGCGTCGCCGCCCGCGACGGTGA
- a CDS encoding SCO4848 family membrane protein, giving the protein MKLSRPVSWFLLAFGVWSWVIWITFVKNLVKDGSGLAFDDGEPTAYFWVHLTLAIVSFVLGTAVGAIGLRGVRALRRTT; this is encoded by the coding sequence ATGAAGCTCAGCCGACCCGTCTCCTGGTTCCTGCTCGCCTTCGGGGTGTGGAGCTGGGTCATCTGGATCACTTTCGTCAAGAACCTTGTCAAGGACGGCAGCGGGCTCGCTTTCGACGACGGCGAGCCCACCGCGTACTTCTGGGTGCACCTGACACTCGCCATCGTGTCCTTTGTTCTGGGGACGGCCGTAGGGGCCATCGGGTTGCGCGGAGTACGCGCACTTCGTCGCACGACCTGA
- a CDS encoding metallophosphoesterase, with protein sequence MVVVFVLIALAVLAAFALLHWYVWRRLVRDTTRASGPVRTAGTVLLIAGPLCMFAALITERAGAPFWLQRTLAWPGFLWMALSLYLLLALLLGEVVRPVLLRLPGGGRANGKRGSAERPGQGGQHPVWETWAKDRGTPHSEAGTEEAGGDSQAPVTVSDEVLPGEGASAAADPEASDAVTDPAPSPGPSGSSSSRSVASPSRRLFVSRVVGGAAVAAAATTVGIGTYGVLRGPKVKRVTIPLAKLPRSAHRFRIAVVSDVHLGPILGRGFSRRVVDTINSTQPDLIAVVGDLVDGNVEDLRPAAAPLRDLRARHGAYFVTGNHEYFSGAEQWVEHVRELGLHPLENARVEIDAFDLAGVNDVQGESEGQGPDFVKALGDRDRSRAAVLLAHQPVVIHDAVRHGVDLQLSGHTHGGQLFPGNIIAGLANPTLAGLERYGDTQLYVSRGAGAWGPPTRVGAPSDITVVELHSRQA encoded by the coding sequence GTGGTGGTCGTCTTCGTACTGATCGCTCTCGCCGTCCTCGCGGCCTTCGCTCTTCTGCACTGGTATGTCTGGCGTCGCCTCGTCCGTGACACCACCCGAGCTTCCGGTCCCGTCCGTACCGCGGGAACCGTGCTGCTGATCGCCGGTCCGCTCTGCATGTTCGCCGCGCTGATCACCGAGCGGGCCGGTGCGCCCTTCTGGCTTCAGCGCACCCTCGCTTGGCCGGGTTTCCTCTGGATGGCTCTGTCGCTGTACCTCCTGCTCGCTCTGCTACTGGGTGAGGTGGTGCGCCCCGTCCTGCTGCGACTGCCGGGCGGTGGCCGTGCCAACGGAAAGCGGGGTTCGGCGGAACGCCCTGGCCAGGGCGGGCAACATCCGGTGTGGGAGACCTGGGCGAAGGACCGCGGTACACCGCACTCCGAAGCGGGGACCGAGGAAGCCGGGGGCGACAGCCAGGCACCGGTGACGGTCTCCGACGAGGTGCTACCCGGCGAGGGCGCCTCCGCTGCGGCGGATCCCGAAGCAAGTGACGCCGTCACTGATCCGGCTCCTTCGCCCGGCCCCTCGGGCAGCAGCTCCAGCCGGTCCGTTGCGAGCCCCTCCCGGAGGCTCTTCGTCTCTCGTGTGGTGGGTGGCGCGGCGGTTGCCGCGGCGGCGACCACGGTGGGCATCGGTACATATGGAGTGCTCCGTGGCCCCAAGGTGAAGCGCGTGACGATTCCCCTGGCCAAACTGCCGCGGTCTGCCCATCGGTTCCGTATCGCCGTGGTCAGCGACGTCCACCTCGGTCCGATCCTCGGTCGCGGCTTCTCGCGGCGCGTGGTCGACACGATCAACTCCACCCAGCCCGATCTGATCGCCGTGGTGGGAGATCTGGTCGACGGCAATGTGGAGGACCTCCGCCCTGCCGCCGCTCCGCTGCGCGATCTGAGGGCGCGCCACGGTGCGTACTTCGTCACCGGCAACCACGAGTACTTCTCGGGAGCCGAGCAGTGGGTCGAGCATGTACGTGAACTGGGACTGCATCCCCTGGAGAACGCGCGCGTAGAGATCGACGCGTTCGACCTGGCGGGAGTCAACGACGTCCAGGGCGAGAGCGAGGGCCAGGGCCCGGATTTCGTGAAGGCACTCGGCGACCGGGACCGTTCCCGGGCGGCGGTCCTGCTCGCGCACCAGCCCGTCGTGATCCACGACGCGGTACGCCACGGTGTCGACCTCCAGCTCTCCGGCCACACCCACGGCGGCCAGCTCTTTCCGGGCAACATCATTGCCGGACTCGCCAACCCGACGCTGGCAGGCCTGGAGCGGTATGGCGACACACAGCTGTATGTGTCGCGCGGGGCGGGGGCCTGGGGGCCACCGACCCGGGTGGGAGCTCCCTCGGACATCACGGTCGTGGAGCTGCACTCCCGGCAGGCCTGA
- a CDS encoding nuclear transport factor 2 family protein codes for MADVDVVRACLDSYLAQDRAAAEALIAEDFVFTSPHDDHIDRAAFFAHCFPTADRLRSQRTVELVPAPGGKVFVMYEYELKAGGRYRNVELSTVREGRLVETQVFFGGRFDQEQADVG; via the coding sequence ATGGCCGATGTCGATGTCGTCCGCGCCTGCTTGGACAGCTACCTCGCTCAGGACCGCGCCGCCGCCGAAGCGCTGATCGCCGAGGACTTCGTCTTCACGAGCCCGCACGACGACCACATCGATCGGGCCGCCTTCTTCGCCCACTGCTTTCCCACCGCGGACCGGCTCCGTTCGCAGCGGACCGTCGAGCTGGTGCCGGCGCCGGGCGGCAAGGTCTTCGTCATGTACGAGTACGAGCTGAAGGCGGGCGGGCGGTACCGCAACGTCGAGCTGAGCACCGTGCGGGAGGGTCGGCTCGTCGAGACCCAGGTGTTCTTCGGCGGACGATTCGACCAAGAGCAAGCCGACGTGGGCTGA
- a CDS encoding MMPL family transporter, which yields MARWCFRHRLVVLLLWVGALLGLGTGSGVSGADYSNVFSLPGTDSTRASELLTKAFPERGGDTDTIVWRAEGGSVRDPVVRAGIEPALAEIARMPGVGELSSPYEKGPAAAAQISGEGHIAFAQLTFTEQANAVPKKLVEDVVDTARAAQTDGLKVELGGQAITRTQEPPTGVSEIVGIVAAAIVLFLAFGSLFSMSLPIVVAIFGVGTGLSATTLLSHVTDVPEVAPLLGSLIGLGVGIDYALFIVTRHRRSLLRGRAPEDSAVTALNTSGRAVLFAGGTVCIALAGMLVMNMRFLDGVVLATSLTVVMSVLAAITLLPAMLGLLGPRVLSRRQRRRLAAEGPAPAETRGLAARWASCVQRRPRSLALLAVTVMAVLAVPVLSLRLGATDQGNHGEDTTTRQAYDLLAEGFGPGFNGPLQVVVEGAETADLVRRLGETKGVAQVAAAPAERGVTVIQVVPTTSPQDAETDRLIDALREDVIPTSGARAHVGGVTAVFKDFSTVTGERLPYFVAAIIGLGFVLLMIAFRSLLVPLTAALMNLVAAAASFGVLVAVFQWGWGAEALGVGKEGPIAAFLPVIMLSLLFGLSMDYQVFLVSRMHEEWVHTRDNARAVRVGLAESSRVITCAALIMICVFSAFVLSGDVEGAMAGGSLAAAVALDAFVLRMALVPAMMHLLGRANWWLPGRLDKRMPHLAVEPADVTEAGSQRPYADRGSAPPGPRFEDLTVQEASLLLRQGEGLPERAGADEAPNGSAKPADDELLLADDSVLKNAGSGPGGEPRRGRNTDATQDLRPGPRVVHGAVRTGDGRPAVGSVLTLMSTGGRQLDRSLALSDGSYLITAPASGTYLLAVTAHGQGSDARHITVGDVPLMCDINLVREEAGAMS from the coding sequence TTGGCACGGTGGTGTTTCAGACACCGGCTTGTGGTGCTCTTGCTATGGGTGGGGGCGCTCTTGGGACTGGGAACGGGAAGCGGGGTGAGCGGTGCCGACTACTCGAACGTCTTTTCCCTGCCCGGCACCGACTCCACTCGCGCAAGTGAGCTGCTGACCAAGGCCTTTCCCGAGCGAGGCGGCGACACGGACACGATTGTCTGGCGCGCCGAAGGGGGTTCGGTACGCGACCCCGTGGTGCGCGCCGGAATCGAGCCCGCGCTCGCCGAGATCGCTCGGATGCCCGGAGTCGGCGAGCTGAGCAGCCCGTACGAGAAGGGGCCGGCCGCGGCTGCGCAGATCAGCGGCGAGGGACACATCGCCTTTGCACAGCTCACCTTCACCGAGCAGGCGAACGCCGTGCCCAAGAAGCTCGTGGAGGACGTGGTCGACACGGCACGAGCCGCCCAGACCGACGGGCTGAAGGTCGAGCTGGGTGGTCAGGCGATCACCAGGACCCAGGAACCTCCCACCGGAGTCTCCGAGATCGTGGGCATCGTAGCGGCGGCGATCGTGCTGTTCCTCGCCTTTGGCTCCCTGTTCTCGATGTCCCTGCCGATCGTCGTCGCCATCTTCGGAGTGGGCACCGGCCTGTCGGCGACCACCTTGCTGAGCCACGTCACCGATGTACCCGAAGTGGCCCCGTTGCTGGGCTCGTTGATCGGGCTGGGGGTGGGCATCGACTACGCCCTGTTCATCGTCACGCGGCACCGACGCAGTCTCCTGCGGGGCCGTGCTCCGGAGGATTCGGCGGTAACGGCGCTCAACACGTCCGGCCGTGCGGTGCTGTTCGCGGGTGGCACGGTATGCATCGCGCTCGCGGGCATGCTCGTGATGAACATGCGATTCCTCGACGGTGTCGTGCTGGCCACTTCCCTGACCGTGGTGATGAGCGTCCTCGCGGCGATCACCCTGCTGCCCGCGATGCTGGGCCTGCTCGGCCCGCGTGTGCTGAGCAGGCGCCAGCGCCGCCGTCTCGCCGCCGAAGGTCCGGCGCCCGCCGAAACGCGTGGACTCGCGGCCCGTTGGGCGTCGTGTGTCCAACGGCGGCCCCGGTCGCTCGCCCTGCTCGCCGTCACGGTGATGGCCGTACTCGCGGTGCCGGTGCTCTCGCTGCGCCTCGGAGCCACGGACCAGGGCAACCACGGAGAGGACACCACCACACGACAGGCGTACGACCTGCTTGCCGAAGGGTTCGGACCCGGGTTCAACGGACCACTGCAAGTCGTCGTCGAAGGGGCCGAAACCGCCGACCTGGTCCGCCGGTTGGGCGAGACGAAGGGGGTGGCACAAGTGGCCGCAGCCCCTGCCGAGCGCGGTGTCACGGTGATTCAGGTCGTACCGACCACCTCACCCCAGGATGCGGAGACCGACCGGCTCATCGACGCACTGCGCGAGGACGTCATTCCGACCTCTGGTGCCCGGGCCCATGTCGGTGGCGTAACAGCAGTGTTCAAGGACTTCTCGACGGTCACGGGCGAGCGCCTGCCGTACTTTGTGGCAGCCATCATCGGGCTGGGCTTCGTCCTGCTGATGATCGCCTTTCGGTCCCTGCTCGTCCCGTTGACGGCAGCCTTGATGAACCTCGTCGCGGCGGCCGCTTCGTTCGGTGTCCTGGTGGCGGTGTTCCAGTGGGGCTGGGGCGCCGAGGCACTCGGTGTCGGCAAGGAGGGGCCGATCGCCGCCTTCCTGCCGGTGATCATGCTGTCGCTGCTCTTCGGGCTCTCGATGGACTACCAGGTGTTCCTGGTGAGCCGGATGCACGAGGAGTGGGTGCACACAAGGGACAACGCCCGTGCGGTCCGTGTGGGCCTCGCCGAGAGCAGCCGCGTCATCACCTGCGCGGCACTCATCATGATCTGTGTGTTCTCCGCGTTCGTGCTCAGCGGCGACGTGGAAGGCGCGATGGCCGGGGGCAGTCTGGCGGCCGCCGTCGCCTTGGATGCCTTCGTCCTGCGTATGGCCTTGGTCCCGGCCATGATGCATCTGCTCGGCAGGGCCAACTGGTGGCTGCCGGGCCGGCTCGACAAGCGCATGCCGCACCTGGCGGTGGAGCCGGCCGATGTGACGGAAGCAGGCAGCCAACGGCCCTACGCCGATCGGGGATCCGCTCCTCCTGGCCCGCGTTTCGAGGATCTGACCGTTCAGGAAGCGAGCCTCCTGCTCCGGCAAGGAGAAGGCCTGCCGGAGCGGGCTGGAGCAGATGAGGCACCGAACGGAAGCGCGAAGCCGGCGGACGACGAGCTGCTGTTGGCCGATGACTCGGTGTTGAAGAACGCCGGGAGCGGCCCGGGTGGCGAGCCGAGGCGAGGGCGGAACACAGACGCCACGCAGGACCTCAGGCCGGGTCCCCGCGTGGTGCACGGGGCCGTGCGGACGGGGGACGGACGACCGGCCGTCGGCAGCGTGCTCACTCTGATGTCGACGGGAGGGCGTCAACTCGACCGCAGTCTCGCCCTGTCGGACGGTTCGTACCTGATCACCGCTCCAGCGTCCGGCACCTATCTGCTCGCCGTGACCGCACATGGACAGGGATCGGACGCGCGGCACATCACGGTCGGCGACGTGCCGCTGATGTGTGACATCAACCTGGTGCGAGAGGAGGCCGGGGCCATGAGCTGA
- a CDS encoding GNAT family N-acetyltransferase, whose product MRDEASVVPVTTSQWSDVEELLGRRGAVKGCWCMFFRLTPQERKTQWGEGNRQALRELVAAGREPGLVAYREGSPAGWVSVAPREEFCRLDRSPVSKPVDDRPVWALVCLYVAREHRGRGVARELVRGAVDFAAARGAKTVEAYPVDDTLGTVTADEAFHGVVSLLADEGFQEVARRTPKRPVMRREIG is encoded by the coding sequence ATGCGAGATGAAGCGTCGGTGGTGCCGGTGACGACCTCCCAGTGGTCCGATGTCGAGGAACTCCTCGGCAGAAGGGGCGCGGTGAAGGGCTGTTGGTGCATGTTCTTCCGGCTGACACCGCAGGAGCGCAAGACCCAGTGGGGCGAGGGCAATCGCCAGGCTCTCAGGGAGCTCGTCGCGGCGGGGCGGGAGCCCGGGCTCGTCGCCTACCGGGAGGGCAGCCCGGCGGGCTGGGTGTCCGTCGCTCCCCGGGAGGAGTTCTGCCGTCTCGACCGTTCGCCGGTGAGCAAGCCGGTGGACGACCGGCCGGTGTGGGCGCTGGTGTGTCTGTACGTGGCGCGGGAGCACCGTGGTCGGGGCGTGGCACGGGAGCTGGTACGCGGTGCTGTGGACTTCGCGGCCGCGCGCGGGGCGAAGACAGTGGAGGCCTACCCGGTCGACGACACCCTGGGCACGGTCACCGCGGACGAGGCCTTCCACGGCGTGGTCAGTCTGCTCGCCGACGAGGGGTTCCAGGAGGTGGCACGTCGGACGCCGAAGAGGCCCGTGATGCGACGCGAGATCGGCTGA
- a CDS encoding TetR/AcrR family transcriptional regulator: MILETAMRLFQERGYDKTTMRAIAKEAGVSVGNAYYYFAGKEHLIQGFYDRIADEHQRRVVPVLEKETDLESRLAGVLHIWLDIAEPYHEFAAQFFKNAADPESPLSPFSPESEHAREAAIEVHRQVLAGAKGKVPAELREILPELMWLSQMGLVLYWVFDRSEGHRRSRRLADRGARLTTRGVALARFRVLRPLVREVHELFTDFLPGMTGEGGGVDRGVTSPPSAEPSGP; the protein is encoded by the coding sequence CTGATCCTGGAAACCGCGATGCGCCTCTTCCAGGAGCGCGGCTACGACAAGACCACCATGCGGGCGATCGCCAAGGAAGCCGGAGTCTCGGTCGGCAACGCCTACTACTACTTCGCCGGTAAAGAGCACCTCATTCAGGGCTTCTACGACCGGATCGCCGACGAGCACCAACGGCGTGTCGTCCCTGTCCTGGAGAAGGAGACCGACCTCGAGTCACGGTTGGCGGGGGTCCTGCACATCTGGCTGGACATCGCCGAGCCCTACCACGAGTTCGCGGCGCAGTTCTTCAAGAACGCCGCCGACCCGGAGAGCCCACTCAGCCCCTTCTCCCCGGAATCCGAGCATGCCCGCGAGGCCGCCATCGAGGTGCACCGGCAGGTACTGGCCGGGGCCAAGGGCAAGGTTCCGGCCGAACTCCGCGAGATTCTCCCCGAGTTGATGTGGCTCTCCCAGATGGGCCTCGTCCTCTACTGGGTCTTCGACCGTTCCGAGGGGCATCGTCGCAGCCGCCGCCTCGCGGACCGCGGCGCCCGCCTGACCACTCGCGGTGTGGCCCTGGCCCGCTTCCGTGTACTCCGGCCGCTCGTCCGTGAAGTCCACGAGCTGTTCACGGACTTCCTTCCCGGCATGACCGGGGAGGGCGGCGGCGTGGACCGCGGGGTGACGAGCCCGCCTTCCGCCGAGCCGTCGGGCCCCTGA
- a CDS encoding thiol-disulfide oxidoreductase DCC family protein, whose translation MIPPSAHRDRDAARVPVLGLTVLYDPNCSLCAHVGKWLRRQRQLVPLRLVPAASEEARRLFPALDHMATLKEITVVGDQGQVYTDSAAWVVVLWALSEYRETSHYLSSPTGARFARGAVLAAAKWRESRGVYGAPARTSPPGPGWGGGVYRREDGWSYAPGSGWSFTGTGCADDSCGTG comes from the coding sequence ATGATCCCGCCCTCCGCACACCGTGACCGGGATGCCGCGCGCGTCCCGGTGCTCGGGCTCACGGTCCTCTACGACCCCAACTGCTCGCTCTGCGCGCATGTCGGCAAGTGGCTGCGAAGGCAACGCCAGCTGGTACCGCTGCGCCTGGTCCCGGCCGCCTCCGAGGAAGCACGACGGCTGTTCCCCGCCCTGGACCACATGGCCACGCTGAAGGAGATCACCGTCGTCGGCGACCAGGGCCAGGTGTACACGGACTCCGCCGCCTGGGTCGTCGTGCTCTGGGCACTGTCGGAATACCGCGAGACCTCCCACTACCTCAGCAGCCCCACCGGCGCGAGATTCGCCCGCGGCGCGGTGCTCGCCGCGGCCAAGTGGCGTGAGTCCCGCGGCGTTTACGGGGCACCGGCCCGGACGAGTCCGCCGGGGCCCGGATGGGGTGGAGGCGTCTACCGGCGTGAGGACGGCTGGTCGTACGCTCCCGGCAGCGGCTGGTCCTTCACCGGTACGGGCTGTGCCGACGACAGCTGCGGGACTGGTTAG
- a CDS encoding maleylpyruvate isomerase N-terminal domain-containing protein, which yields MTDTGTSDPRRNVVVEVDLAALRAALEREAHRVRGLARTARTLSAPVPGLEWDTGKLLTHLVMVYRAFAIAVRGEDFEAALEEAKQSALLRLTGRLDKVIGQINDVMAELVVFENADEAADALEQEATALCTALAAETDPHRRVSTPWYGEGATRTVATAAALALNETLLHGIDLARAVGAAETVPHDAAALAAPLVMSEMLPELLDLDAAEGFKGHFGVALRGSQRFVVSVAEGRAWSSRWEEQRRDCVMSMRPGTALLLGMRRIPLWRAMATGGVVSYGRMPWKAMQFPKLFVSA from the coding sequence ATGACTGACACCGGGACCAGTGACCCACGGCGTAACGTCGTCGTTGAAGTGGACTTGGCGGCGCTTCGTGCCGCGTTGGAGCGGGAGGCTCACCGCGTGCGGGGGCTGGCGCGCACGGCGCGCACGCTCTCCGCGCCGGTCCCCGGGCTGGAGTGGGACACCGGGAAGCTGCTCACGCATCTCGTCATGGTCTACCGGGCCTTCGCCATAGCCGTGCGTGGCGAGGACTTCGAGGCCGCGCTGGAGGAGGCGAAGCAGTCGGCGCTGCTCCGGCTGACCGGGCGCCTCGACAAGGTGATCGGCCAGATCAATGACGTGATGGCCGAGTTGGTGGTCTTCGAGAACGCGGACGAGGCCGCCGACGCGCTGGAGCAGGAAGCCACCGCCCTGTGCACGGCGTTGGCCGCGGAGACGGATCCGCACCGCAGGGTGTCGACACCGTGGTACGGGGAGGGCGCCACCCGCACGGTGGCGACGGCCGCAGCCTTGGCGCTGAACGAGACCCTGCTGCACGGGATCGATCTGGCCCGGGCCGTCGGAGCGGCGGAGACCGTGCCGCACGACGCCGCCGCTCTCGCGGCGCCGCTCGTGATGTCGGAGATGCTGCCCGAACTCCTGGACCTCGATGCCGCCGAGGGGTTCAAGGGGCACTTCGGCGTCGCCCTGCGCGGCTCGCAGCGGTTCGTCGTCAGCGTCGCGGAGGGCAGGGCGTGGAGCAGTCGGTGGGAGGAGCAGCGCCGGGACTGCGTCATGTCGATGCGCCCCGGGACGGCCCTCCTGCTCGGCATGCGCCGCATCCCGTTGTGGCGGGCGATGGCGACGGGCGGGGTCGTCTCGTACGGTCGTATGCCGTGGAAGGCGATGCAGTTCCCGAAGCTCTTCGTCTCGGCCTGA
- a CDS encoding PadR family transcriptional regulator: MSTDPRRSAPGPADPGPDPGSGPVDPAAAAPASRPRDPGAAEVNATAASLLGFLHDGPKTGWDLCAAAEQVIGPFWSLTRSQVYRELSAMAERGLVEAGPSGRRDRRPYGLTEAGRAAFAAWAEQGPGQATIRLPLLLFVTLGRHIPAEQLARTLAEQRRMQAGSLTDYLRLRDELREHHADPYLLATLDYGISVARATVRWIDRLPPEVLGGTEPAEQTEQASRTGQSAQARQHEADEA, from the coding sequence GTGTCCACCGACCCACGCCGGTCCGCACCCGGCCCGGCCGACCCCGGCCCCGACCCCGGCTCAGGCCCCGTCGACCCCGCGGCCGCCGCCCCGGCCTCCCGTCCGCGTGACCCCGGGGCGGCCGAGGTCAACGCAACCGCCGCCTCCCTGCTCGGCTTTCTGCACGACGGGCCGAAGACGGGCTGGGACCTGTGTGCCGCCGCGGAGCAGGTGATCGGGCCGTTCTGGTCGCTCACGCGGAGCCAGGTGTACCGGGAACTGTCCGCCATGGCGGAGCGCGGGCTGGTCGAGGCCGGGCCGTCGGGACGGCGTGACCGGAGGCCGTACGGGCTCACCGAGGCGGGCCGCGCGGCCTTCGCCGCCTGGGCGGAGCAGGGCCCGGGGCAGGCCACGATCCGGCTGCCGCTCCTGTTGTTCGTCACCCTCGGACGGCACATCCCCGCCGAGCAGTTGGCGCGCACGCTCGCTGAGCAACGCCGTATGCAGGCCGGATCGCTCACCGACTACCTCCGGCTGCGCGACGAACTACGCGAGCACCACGCGGATCCGTATCTGCTCGCCACCCTCGACTACGGCATCTCGGTGGCCCGGGCCACCGTCCGCTGGATCGACCGGCTGCCGCCCGAGGTACTCGGCGGAACGGAACCGGCGGAACAGACGGAACAGGCGAGCCGGACGGGCCAGTCGGCCCAAGCGCGGCAGCACGAGGCGGACGAGGCCTGA
- a CDS encoding succinate dehydrogenase iron-sulfur subunit: MATPTMDKAEVEAKSAASPYITVTFRIRRYNPEVAAEATWEDFRVEIDPKERVLDGLHKIKWELDGTLTFRRSCAHGICGSDAMRINGKNRLACKTLIKDLNPEKPITVEPIKGLTVLKDLIVDMEPFFQAYRDVMPFLVTTGNEPTRERLQSAKDRERFDDTTKCILCAACTSSCPVFWNDGQYFGPAAIVNAHRFIFDSRDEAGEQRLEILNDNSGVWRCRTTFNCTDACPRGIEVTKAIQEVKRALITRRI; this comes from the coding sequence ATGGCTACCCCGACCATGGACAAGGCGGAGGTGGAGGCCAAGTCGGCCGCCTCCCCGTACATCACGGTCACCTTCCGGATCCGCCGTTACAATCCGGAGGTCGCGGCCGAGGCGACCTGGGAAGACTTCCGTGTGGAGATCGACCCCAAGGAGCGCGTGCTCGACGGTCTGCACAAGATCAAGTGGGAACTGGACGGCACGCTGACCTTCCGCCGTTCCTGCGCGCACGGCATCTGCGGCAGTGACGCGATGCGGATCAACGGCAAGAACCGTCTCGCCTGCAAGACGCTGATCAAGGACCTCAACCCCGAGAAGCCCATCACGGTCGAGCCCATCAAGGGCCTGACGGTCCTCAAGGACCTCATCGTGGACATGGAGCCCTTCTTCCAGGCCTACCGCGACGTGATGCCCTTCCTGGTCACCACCGGGAACGAGCCCACCCGCGAGCGGCTGCAGTCCGCCAAGGACCGCGAGCGCTTCGACGACACCACCAAGTGCATCCTGTGCGCCGCGTGCACGTCCTCGTGCCCGGTGTTCTGGAACGACGGCCAGTACTTCGGCCCGGCGGCGATCGTCAACGCGCACCGCTTCATCTTCGACTCGCGTGACGAGGCGGGCGAGCAGCGCCTGGAGATCCTCAACGACAACAGTGGCGTGTGGCGTTGCCGCACCACGTTCAACTGCACGGACGCCTGCCCGCGCGGTATCGAGGTCACCAAGGCCATCCAGGAAGTCAAGCGCGCGCTGATCACGCGCCGCATCTGA